One Mycolicibacterium sp. TUM20985 genomic window, ACCCGTACCGTGCCGTTCCTCGACGGCCAGACCTGGGTGCAGATCACCAGCCCCGCTTCTCCACAGCCGGGCGCGCACCCGTTGTTCGTCCTGCACGGCGGTCCCGGAATGGCACACGACTACGTGCGCAACATCGCCGAGCTCGCCGACGAGACCGGCCGGGTGGTCGTTCACTACGACCAGATCGGCTGTGGCCGCAGCACTCATTTTCCCGACGCACCACGGGGTTTCTGGACGCCTGCCCTGTTTGTCGACGAGTTCCACGCCGTGAGAAGCGCGTTGGCGCCCGAGTTGGGCACCGATCGATACCACGTGCTGGGTCAGTCGTGGGGCGGCATGCTTGGCGCCGAGATCGCCGTTCGTCGACCCGAGGGCCTGGTCTCGCTGTCGATCTGCAACTCCCCCGCATCGATGACGCTGTGGGTCGAGGCCGCCAATGAGTTGCGCGCTCTGTTACCCCGCGAGACCCAGGACGCGCTGGATCGGCACGAGGCCGCAGGAACCGTGTCCGATCCGGAGTACATCGCCGCGACGCTGGAGTTCTACCGACGTCACGTCTGCCGGGTCGAGCCGATGCCCGCGGACTTCGTCGACAGCGAGAAGCAGATGGAGGCCGAGCCGACGGTCTACCACACGATGAACGGCCCCAACGAGTTTCACGTCGTCGGCACGCTGGGCGACTGGAGCATCGTCGACCGCCTGCCTGACATCGTCGCGCCGACGTTGGTCGTGGCCGGCGAGTTCGACGAGGCCACCGCCGCCACCTGGCGTCCCTACGTCGACCGCATCCCCGACGTCCGCAGCCACGTCTTCGGCGGTACCAGTCACTGCACGCATCTGGAACAGCCCGCGGAGTTTCGGGCCGTCATCGCCTCATTCCTCGCCGACCACGATCGATAGGAACACTTGCATGGTCAACACCGACCCCCACCCCGCCGGCGGCCAGCGCAGCCTCGAATCATTCGGCTACACACAGGAACTCAACCGTTCGCTGTCCACCGTCGACCTGCTGGTGTACGGCCTGGTCTTCATGGTGCCGATCGCACCGTGGGCCATCTTCGGCACCGTCTACAACAGCGCGTCGGGCATGGTGCCGCTGGTCTACGTCATCGGCCTGATCGCCATGATCTTCACCGCGCTGGCATATTCGCAGATGGCCAAGTCGTTTCCGCTCGCCGGGTCCGTCTTCTCCTACGTGGGCCGCGGCATCCATCCGGGCGTCGGATTCTTCGCGGGTTGGGCGATCCTCCTGGACTACCTGCTGGTGCCGACGCTGCTGTACGTCTTCGCCGCGGAGTCGATGGTCGGGCTGTTCCCCGGCACTCCGCGGTGGCTGTGGGCCCTCGTGTTCGTCGTGGTCAACACCATCATCAACGTGGCCGGAATCAGCTTCCTGAAGGTGGCCAACCGGGTGTTCCTCGCCATCGAACTGGTCTTCGTGGTGATCTTCGTCGTCATCGCCGTCCGCGCGATCAACGGGCAAAGCCTGCCCGACGTCGGCTGGAGCACCCTGCCACTGTGGGATTCGAGCACCGTGACCGCGCCCCTGATCGCCAGCGCGTTGTCGATCGCGGTGCTGAGTTTCCTTGGCTTCGACGGCATCTCGACTCTCGCCGAGGAGTCCACCGGTCGCAAGAACCCGGCCGGCCGCGCGATGATCATCGCCCTGTTCGTGGTGGCGTTCCTCTTCGTCACGCAGACGTGGTTGGCCAGTCTGCTGGCCGGCGGCCGAGAGTCGTTCAGCGACGACGAGGTCGGCAACGCGTTCTTCACCCTCGTCCAGGCCGCCTCCAACACGGGGTGGATGAACGCCTTCTTCGCGGTCAACGTCATGGCGGTCGGCTTCGCCAACGCGATGGCCGCCCAAGCCGCCACCAGTCGATTGCTCTACTCGATGAGCCGCGACGGACAGCTGCCGAAGTTCTTGTCCAAGATCAGCAGTCGCAAGGTGCCGGTCGCGGCCATCCTGACGGTGAGCGCGCTCAGCGTCGTGCTGGTGCTCTTCTTCGTCGGCCAGATCGGGCTGATCTCGTCACTGGTCAACTTCGGCGCGCTGTTCGGCTTCTGCCTGCTGCACGTCTCGGTGGTCTGGTACTACCTGGTGCGTCAGAAGTCGAAGAACTACCTCCTGCACCTGGTGGTGCCGACACTCGGCTTCCTGATCATCGGTTACGTGTTGTTCAACGCCGACGTGCTGGCCAAGGTCGGCGGCCTGGTATGGCTGGTCGTCGGTGCGGTGGTCTTCGGCATCAACGTGATTCGCGGCAGGGGTGTGCCGGAGCTGGCAGAGGAGTCGGACGACTGAGATCGTCACCGAGCTGACGCCGCCCCTACCGTGGCGTGGCGGCGATGAACGTCACGACCGCGCTCGCCAGTTCGGGTCCCTTGTCCTCCTGCAGGAAGTGGCCGCCATCGGCGATCGTCACGTGTGACTGGCCACGCGCGCCAGGGACGTGCCCGCGCAGTACCGGCTCTGCCGCCCCGGTGATCGGGTCGGAGTCCGAGAACGCGGACAGGAACGGCTTCTCGAAGCACCCCAGTGCTGCCCACGCTGCCCGATTCGCCGGCGCCGCAGGGTCGTCCGGGCTGATCGGGACGAGCATCGGAAACTGCCGCGCACCGGCTTGGTAACTCGCGTCGGGGAAGGGCGCATCGTAGGCGGCGATGACCTCCGGCGACAGTGTGGACACCGTGGCACCGTTGACGATCTGCCCAGCGGGGAACACCGGCACTTCCTGGCTGAACTTCTGCCACGCCAGGAACGCGTCACCGGGGTGATGGTCCCCGGTCGGCAGCATGGTGTTGGCAGCAACCACGCGGGCGAACCACTCCGGGTTCTCACCGACGAGGCGGAGGCCGATCAGCCCGCCCCAGTCCTGGCACACCAGCGTGATGTCAGACAGCCCGATGGCCTCGATCGCCGATCGCGTCCAGGCGACGTGAGCCTGATACGAGTAGTCGTCACGGTCGACGGGTTTGTCGCTGCGACCGAACCCCACCAGGTCGATGGCCACCG contains:
- a CDS encoding haloalkane dehalogenase, which encodes MDVLRTPDERFADLPDFPFAPHYVEVDSGDGAALRMHYLDEGPADGEVVLLLHGEPSWSYLYRRMIPVLVDAGLRAVAIDLVGFGRSDKPVDRDDYSYQAHVAWTRSAIEAIGLSDITLVCQDWGGLIGLRLVGENPEWFARVVAANTMLPTGDHHPGDAFLAWQKFSQEVPVFPAGQIVNGATVSTLSPEVIAAYDAPFPDASYQAGARQFPMLVPISPDDPAAPANRAAWAALGCFEKPFLSAFSDSDPITGAAEPVLRGHVPGARGQSHVTIADGGHFLQEDKGPELASAVVTFIAATPR
- a CDS encoding proline iminopeptidase-family hydrolase; protein product: MPVQTRTVPFLDGQTWVQITSPASPQPGAHPLFVLHGGPGMAHDYVRNIAELADETGRVVVHYDQIGCGRSTHFPDAPRGFWTPALFVDEFHAVRSALAPELGTDRYHVLGQSWGGMLGAEIAVRRPEGLVSLSICNSPASMTLWVEAANELRALLPRETQDALDRHEAAGTVSDPEYIAATLEFYRRHVCRVEPMPADFVDSEKQMEAEPTVYHTMNGPNEFHVVGTLGDWSIVDRLPDIVAPTLVVAGEFDEATAATWRPYVDRIPDVRSHVFGGTSHCTHLEQPAEFRAVIASFLADHDR
- a CDS encoding APC family permease, producing MVNTDPHPAGGQRSLESFGYTQELNRSLSTVDLLVYGLVFMVPIAPWAIFGTVYNSASGMVPLVYVIGLIAMIFTALAYSQMAKSFPLAGSVFSYVGRGIHPGVGFFAGWAILLDYLLVPTLLYVFAAESMVGLFPGTPRWLWALVFVVVNTIINVAGISFLKVANRVFLAIELVFVVIFVVIAVRAINGQSLPDVGWSTLPLWDSSTVTAPLIASALSIAVLSFLGFDGISTLAEESTGRKNPAGRAMIIALFVVAFLFVTQTWLASLLAGGRESFSDDEVGNAFFTLVQAASNTGWMNAFFAVNVMAVGFANAMAAQAATSRLLYSMSRDGQLPKFLSKISSRKVPVAAILTVSALSVVLVLFFVGQIGLISSLVNFGALFGFCLLHVSVVWYYLVRQKSKNYLLHLVVPTLGFLIIGYVLFNADVLAKVGGLVWLVVGAVVFGINVIRGRGVPELAEESDD